In the genome of Photobacterium sp. TLY01, one region contains:
- the pykF gene encoding pyruvate kinase PykF, translating into MKKTKIVCTIGPKTESVEMLTKLVNAGMNVMRLNFSHGDFAEHGQRIQNVREVMAKTGQPVAILLDTKGPEIRTIKLEGGADVSLTAGQDFTFTTDTTVVGNQNRVAVTYPGFANDLSAGDTILVDDGLIEMEVLATTNTEVKCRVLNNGDLGENKGVNLPGVSVKLPALAEKDKADLKFGCEQGVDFVAASFIRKAEDVNEIRELLNANGGEKIQIISKIENQEGVDNFDAILEASDGIMVARGDLGVEIPVEEVIFAQKMMIEKCNRARKVVITATQMLDSMIKNPRPTRAEAGDVANAIMDGTDAVMLSGESAKGKYPIEAVTIMAQICARTDSAMRASLSARLDSPRLRITEAVCKGAVDTAEKLNAPLIVVATEAGKSARSVRKYFPTANILAITTNSKTAAQLCLTKGVTPVVVDAIESTDAFYARGKALALESGLGAKGDIVVMVSGALVPSGTTNTASVHVL; encoded by the coding sequence ATGAAAAAAACCAAAATCGTCTGCACGATTGGTCCTAAGACTGAATCTGTTGAAATGCTGACCAAACTGGTGAACGCTGGTATGAACGTGATGCGTCTGAACTTCTCGCACGGCGATTTCGCCGAGCACGGTCAGCGCATCCAGAACGTTCGTGAAGTCATGGCGAAAACCGGTCAACCTGTCGCCATTTTGCTCGATACCAAAGGCCCGGAAATCCGCACCATCAAACTGGAAGGCGGCGCAGACGTGTCACTGACGGCTGGTCAGGACTTTACTTTCACCACAGACACCACAGTTGTCGGTAACCAGAACCGCGTAGCGGTGACTTATCCTGGTTTTGCCAATGACCTGTCTGCCGGTGACACCATCCTGGTTGACGATGGCCTGATCGAAATGGAAGTGCTGGCGACAACCAACACTGAAGTGAAATGCCGTGTCCTGAACAACGGTGATCTGGGTGAAAACAAAGGCGTCAACCTGCCAGGCGTGTCTGTCAAGCTGCCGGCACTGGCTGAGAAAGACAAAGCCGACCTGAAATTCGGTTGTGAGCAAGGCGTTGACTTCGTTGCCGCTTCTTTCATCCGTAAAGCAGAAGACGTGAACGAGATCCGTGAACTGCTGAACGCGAACGGCGGCGAAAAGATCCAGATCATCTCTAAGATCGAAAACCAGGAAGGCGTTGATAACTTCGACGCGATTCTGGAAGCTTCTGACGGCATCATGGTTGCCCGTGGCGATCTGGGTGTTGAAATCCCGGTTGAAGAGGTCATCTTCGCGCAGAAGATGATGATCGAGAAATGTAACCGTGCCCGTAAAGTGGTGATTACTGCCACTCAGATGCTGGATTCGATGATCAAGAACCCGCGTCCGACCCGTGCGGAAGCCGGTGACGTTGCCAACGCCATCATGGACGGTACCGATGCCGTGATGCTGTCTGGCGAGTCTGCGAAAGGGAAATACCCGATTGAAGCGGTGACCATCATGGCGCAAATCTGTGCCCGCACCGATTCAGCCATGCGTGCGTCACTGAGTGCGCGTCTGGACAGCCCTCGCCTGCGGATTACTGAAGCCGTTTGTAAAGGCGCAGTCGACACAGCCGAGAAGCTGAATGCACCGCTGATCGTCGTAGCCACCGAAGCCGGTAAGTCAGCCCGCTCTGTGCGTAAGTACTTCCCGACAGCCAACATTCTGGCGATTACCACGAACAGCAAAACCGCCGCTCAGCTGTGCCTGACCAAAGGCGTTACCCCTGTGGTGGTCGATGCCATCGAAAGCACAGATGCCTTCTACGCACGCGGTAAAGCGCTGGCGCTGGAATCCGGTCTGGGTGCAAAAGGCGATATCGTGGTCATGGTTTCCGGTGCGCTGGTTCCTTCTGGCACCACCAACACTGCCTCGGTCCACGTGCTGTAA
- the ilvN gene encoding acetolactate synthase small subunit encodes MRRIVSVLLENEPGALSRVVGLFSQRGYNIESLTVAPTDDPTLSRLNITTSVEDAALEQIEKHLHKLIDILKVSNVTDSEHVERELMLVKVKASGYARAEVKRTSDIFRGQIVDVTSQIYTVQLAGTSDKLDAFLDAVSEATEIIEVARSGVVGIARGERSLKA; translated from the coding sequence ATGCGCAGGATTGTATCAGTATTATTAGAAAACGAACCAGGTGCACTTTCACGCGTGGTGGGGCTGTTCTCCCAGCGTGGTTACAACATTGAATCTTTGACTGTGGCACCGACCGACGATCCGACGCTGTCGCGGCTGAATATTACCACCAGCGTGGAAGATGCCGCGCTGGAGCAGATCGAGAAGCACTTGCACAAGCTGATCGATATTCTGAAAGTCAGTAATGTGACCGACTCTGAACATGTTGAGCGTGAGTTGATGCTGGTGAAAGTGAAAGCCAGCGGTTATGCCCGTGCGGAAGTGAAGCGGACATCGGATATTTTCCGCGGACAGATTGTCGATGTCACCAGTCAGATTTATACCGTTCAGCTGGCCGGCACCAGTGACAAACTGGATGCGTTTTTGGACGCTGTCAGTGAAGCGACTGAAATCATTGAAGTTGCCCGAAGCGGTGTGGTCGGCATTGCCCGCGGTGAGCGTTCACTGAAAGCCTGA
- a CDS encoding acetolactate synthase 3 large subunit, giving the protein MEMLSGADMIVRSMIDQGVKHIFGYPGGSVLDIYDALHEKSDIEHVLVRHEQAAVHMADGYARATGEVGVVLVTSGPGATNAITGIATAYMDSIPMVVLSGQVMSHLIGNDAFQECDMVGISRPVVKHSFLVQRTEDIPAIIKKAFYIAASGRPGPVVVDIPKDMLDPSKAYPYQYPEAISMRSYNPTLQGHKGQIKRGVKALLAAKKPVLYVGGGVIMSNSEQQVLALAESLNIPVVSTLMGLGAFPGTHRNSVGMLGMHGTYEANMTMHNSDLIFGIGVRFDDRTTNNLEKYCPNATIMHIDIDPSSISKTVKADIPIVGSADAVLNSMLKLLEEQQGSNDKAAMDEWWSEIESWRARKCLSYKTDSDRIKPQQVIETVYKLTNGDAYVASDVGQHQMFAALYYPFDKPRRWLNSGGLGTMGFGLPAAMGVKFAFPDAEVLCVTGDGSIQMNIQELSTALQYDIPVKIINLNNRFLGMVKQWQDMIYQGRHSHSYMDSVPDFAAIAEAYGHVGIRISDPAMLESELERALAMKDKLVFVDISVDETEHVYPMLIRGGSMSEMWLSKTERT; this is encoded by the coding sequence ATGGAAATGTTGTCCGGCGCCGATATGATCGTTCGTTCGATGATCGACCAAGGCGTGAAGCATATCTTCGGTTACCCTGGCGGTTCTGTTCTGGATATTTACGATGCGCTGCATGAAAAGAGCGACATCGAGCACGTACTCGTGCGCCATGAGCAAGCGGCAGTTCACATGGCAGACGGCTATGCCCGTGCCACGGGTGAAGTCGGCGTGGTCCTGGTGACATCCGGTCCCGGTGCGACCAACGCCATTACCGGTATTGCGACCGCGTATATGGATTCTATCCCTATGGTGGTGCTGTCCGGTCAGGTGATGAGTCACCTGATTGGTAACGATGCCTTCCAGGAATGCGACATGGTCGGTATCTCCCGTCCGGTTGTTAAACACAGTTTTCTGGTGCAGCGAACCGAAGACATTCCGGCCATCATTAAAAAAGCCTTTTACATTGCAGCCAGCGGCCGTCCCGGTCCTGTGGTTGTCGATATTCCTAAAGACATGCTGGATCCGTCCAAAGCCTATCCGTACCAGTACCCGGAAGCGATCAGCATGCGTTCGTACAATCCCACCCTGCAGGGCCACAAAGGTCAGATCAAGCGCGGCGTGAAAGCCTTGCTGGCGGCTAAAAAGCCGGTGCTGTACGTGGGTGGCGGTGTCATCATGTCGAACAGTGAACAGCAGGTGCTGGCACTGGCCGAGAGCCTCAATATTCCTGTGGTCAGTACCCTGATGGGACTGGGCGCTTTCCCGGGCACGCACCGTAACAGTGTGGGCATGCTGGGGATGCATGGGACCTATGAAGCCAATATGACCATGCACAATTCTGATTTGATTTTTGGTATCGGTGTGCGCTTTGACGACCGGACGACCAATAATCTGGAAAAATACTGTCCGAATGCCACCATCATGCATATTGATATCGACCCGTCGTCGATCTCTAAAACCGTGAAAGCAGACATTCCGATCGTTGGCTCGGCAGATGCGGTGCTCAACAGCATGCTGAAACTGCTGGAAGAGCAGCAGGGCAGTAATGATAAAGCCGCCATGGATGAGTGGTGGAGTGAAATCGAATCCTGGCGGGCACGCAAGTGTCTGAGCTACAAAACAGACAGCGACCGCATCAAACCTCAGCAGGTCATTGAAACGGTTTACAAATTAACCAATGGCGATGCCTATGTGGCATCGGATGTGGGCCAGCACCAGATGTTTGCGGCCCTGTACTACCCGTTCGACAAGCCGCGTCGCTGGTTAAACTCAGGTGGCCTGGGCACCATGGGCTTTGGTCTGCCGGCGGCGATGGGCGTGAAGTTTGCTTTTCCTGATGCGGAAGTGCTTTGCGTGACCGGTGACGGCAGTATTCAGATGAACATCCAGGAATTGTCGACCGCCCTGCAGTACGACATTCCGGTGAAAATCATTAACCTGAATAACCGTTTTCTGGGCATGGTCAAACAATGGCAGGATATGATTTATCAGGGCCGCCACTCGCACTCCTACATGGATTCAGTGCCTGATTTTGCCGCGATTGCAGAAGCTTATGGCCATGTCGGTATCCGGATTTCGGATCCTGCGATGCTGGAAAGTGAGCTGGAACGCGCTTTAGCAATGAAAGATAAGTTAGTCTTTGTCGATATCAGCGTGGATGAAACAGAGCACGTTTACCCAATGCTGATCCGGGGCGGATCCATGAGTGAAATGTGGCTGAGTAAAACGGAGAGAACCTAA
- a CDS encoding long-chain fatty acid--CoA ligase, producing MSPLDYHIVHRIQHQIARFGSRTALRYLQDGQWRNISWQMLGEQIHQLSLALLAQGVGVQDKVGIFSPNMARWTVADLSTLFLRGVTVPIYPTSTAQQAAYIINNADIKVLFVGEAAQLEAAVQIAAEYPQLERIVLMDGTCDQTDHPLVCDYQQFVAQGGDGEESELQARLADCRMDDLLTLIYTSGTTGTPKGVMLDYANIAAQLQGHDQKLALSEGDVSLCFLPLSHVFERAWTFYVLHRGGINCYLTDTNAVREALVEVRPNVMSAVPRVYEKIYSAVQAKVAAAPVHRRALFHAALAIGHRMATCRQQKRRPAAWLNIAHKAADKLVLSKLRDVLGGRIKFMPCGGAKLDAGIGRFFHAIGINVKLGYGMTETTATVSCWDDTGFNADSIGSLMPGAEVKIGENSEILVRGPMVMRGYYKLPEETAANFTADGFLKTGDAGKFDEQGNLFITDRIKELMKTSGGKYIAPQVIEGAIGKDSMIEQIAVIADARKFVSALVVPCFETLENHARELNIKYHNRLELLRHSQIMAVVEKRIAELQKDLAKFEQVKKFTLLPKAFSMDEGELTPTQKLRRKVIQQRYHQQIEAMYHENPRQDSPKR from the coding sequence ATGTCACCACTTGACTACCACATTGTTCACCGTATTCAGCACCAGATCGCCCGTTTCGGGAGCCGCACTGCGCTGCGTTATCTTCAGGATGGCCAGTGGCGGAACATCAGCTGGCAGATGCTGGGTGAGCAGATTCACCAGCTGTCACTGGCGCTGCTGGCCCAGGGCGTCGGCGTTCAGGATAAAGTCGGGATCTTTTCGCCCAATATGGCCCGCTGGACGGTCGCCGATCTGTCGACCCTGTTCCTGCGCGGGGTGACGGTGCCGATTTATCCGACCAGTACCGCGCAGCAGGCGGCCTATATCATCAATAACGCCGACATCAAGGTGCTGTTTGTGGGCGAGGCTGCCCAACTGGAGGCGGCAGTGCAGATCGCGGCAGAGTATCCGCAGCTGGAGCGCATCGTGCTGATGGATGGGACCTGTGATCAGACTGATCATCCACTGGTATGTGATTATCAGCAGTTTGTTGCCCAGGGCGGAGACGGTGAGGAGAGTGAACTGCAGGCCCGTCTGGCCGATTGCCGGATGGATGATTTGCTGACCCTGATCTACACCTCAGGCACCACAGGCACACCGAAAGGGGTGATGCTGGATTATGCCAATATTGCCGCGCAGCTGCAGGGCCATGATCAGAAGCTGGCCTTGAGTGAAGGGGATGTCTCCTTGTGTTTTCTGCCATTATCCCATGTGTTCGAACGTGCCTGGACTTTCTATGTGCTGCACCGCGGTGGTATCAACTGCTACCTGACCGACACCAATGCGGTGCGTGAGGCGCTGGTGGAAGTGCGTCCGAATGTGATGTCGGCGGTTCCGCGTGTGTACGAGAAAATCTACAGTGCGGTGCAGGCCAAAGTGGCGGCAGCGCCTGTGCATCGCCGGGCGCTGTTTCACGCCGCGCTGGCCATTGGCCACCGTATGGCGACCTGCCGGCAACAGAAGCGCCGGCCTGCAGCCTGGTTAAACATCGCCCACAAAGCGGCGGACAAGCTGGTGCTGTCAAAGTTGCGTGACGTGCTGGGCGGACGCATCAAGTTCATGCCGTGCGGCGGCGCTAAGCTGGATGCCGGGATCGGACGTTTCTTTCACGCCATCGGTATCAATGTCAAACTGGGTTACGGGATGACGGAAACCACAGCGACTGTCTCCTGCTGGGACGATACTGGCTTTAACGCCGATTCAATTGGCAGCCTGATGCCCGGCGCTGAAGTGAAAATCGGCGAGAACAGTGAAATTCTGGTACGCGGACCCATGGTGATGCGCGGGTACTACAAATTGCCGGAAGAAACCGCGGCGAACTTTACCGCGGACGGTTTTTTGAAAACCGGTGATGCCGGAAAATTTGATGAACAGGGAAATCTTTTCATCACCGACCGGATTAAAGAGTTGATGAAAACTTCTGGCGGCAAGTATATCGCGCCTCAGGTGATTGAAGGGGCGATTGGTAAAGATTCGATGATCGAGCAGATTGCGGTGATTGCCGATGCCCGCAAATTCGTGTCTGCGCTGGTGGTGCCTTGTTTTGAAACCCTGGAAAATCATGCCCGCGAGTTGAATATTAAGTATCACAACCGTCTGGAGCTGCTCAGGCACAGCCAGATTATGGCCGTGGTCGAGAAACGCATCGCCGAGTTGCAAAAAGATCTCGCCAAGTTCGAGCAGGTGAAAAAGTTCACCTTACTGCCCAAAGCCTTCTCTATGGATGAGGGAGAACTGACCCCAACCCAGAAGTTGCGTCGAAAAGTGATTCAACAGCGGTATCATCAGCAGATCGAAGCCATGTATCACGAGAACCCGCGGCAGGACTCACCGAAGCGCTAA
- the leuO gene encoding transcriptional regulator LeuO, with the protein MARRGMSFQAAENLSMGLSLRNVDLNLLTVFDAVMQEQNITRAAHNLGMSQPAVSNAVARLKTTFDDELFIRHGRGIQPTTRAKQLFGPVRQALQLIKNELPSSTFLPETSNRLFRLAVCNPLDIRFAPHILRQLGDLAPKAQVALEAGIESDMVQKLRYQELDFVIDYLRFDDQGFTSTELFKDELVVVAAGNHPRIQGALSADEFMAEKHAVLQPVQGARGFAEAVYHQSPGCHIAYQGGSLSNMMYVVGQSDLIAVMPKWLAESMAETLSLQLMTLPFEGKRISGYLSWHESSQKDKGHQWLREQLVAICEQVTC; encoded by the coding sequence ATGGCACGTAGAGGTATGTCTTTCCAAGCAGCAGAAAATCTTTCCATGGGCCTGAGCCTGCGGAATGTGGATCTGAACTTGCTGACAGTATTTGATGCGGTGATGCAGGAGCAGAATATCACCCGAGCAGCACATAACCTGGGTATGTCTCAGCCAGCGGTGAGCAATGCCGTGGCGCGGCTGAAAACCACCTTTGATGATGAGCTGTTCATTCGCCATGGAAGAGGCATCCAGCCGACCACCAGAGCCAAGCAATTATTCGGTCCTGTGCGTCAGGCGCTGCAGCTCATTAAAAACGAACTGCCGTCTTCGACTTTCCTGCCGGAAACATCGAACCGTTTATTCCGTCTGGCGGTATGTAATCCGCTCGACATCCGTTTCGCCCCTCACATCCTGCGTCAGCTGGGTGATCTGGCGCCCAAAGCCCAGGTTGCACTGGAAGCGGGGATCGAAAGCGATATGGTGCAGAAACTGCGCTATCAGGAGCTGGATTTTGTCATCGATTATCTGCGTTTTGATGATCAGGGCTTCACCTCGACTGAATTGTTCAAAGACGAGCTGGTGGTGGTCGCTGCCGGAAACCACCCCCGCATTCAGGGGGCGCTGAGTGCTGATGAATTTATGGCAGAAAAACACGCTGTGTTGCAGCCGGTACAGGGTGCGCGCGGGTTTGCCGAAGCCGTCTATCACCAGTCTCCGGGCTGCCATATCGCTTATCAGGGCGGCAGTCTGAGCAATATGATGTATGTGGTTGGTCAGTCGGATCTGATTGCCGTGATGCCGAAATGGCTGGCGGAATCCATGGCGGAGACCTTGTCGCTTCAGCTGATGACGCTACCGTTTGAAGGCAAGCGTATCAGCGGTTACCTGAGCTGGCATGAGTCGTCGCAAAAAGACAAGGGCCACCAGTGGCTGCGCGAACAGTTAGTGGCGATCTGCGAGCAAGTCACCTGTTAA